The sequence below is a genomic window from Variovorax paradoxus B4.
GCTTAACGGCGGGTTTCGAGTCTGCACCCGGTGCTGCGGGAGCGGCACCAGTGGCTTCTGCGGGCTTGTCGCTGCCGTCGGCCGGGGCGGTGTTGCCACCGATCGGGCCACGGGCACCGGCGCGCGGGCCAGGACCACGACGGTCCGAACCCGGACGGTCGCCACCCGGGCGGCCGTCGCGGCGCGGACCACGCGGACGACGCTCGTCGTCGGGACGCGGCGTTTCGACGGCCGGCAGGTCGTTGCGACCCAGCGTGTCGCCCTTGTAGACCCAGACCTTGACGCCGATGACGCCGTAGGTGGTCTTGGCTTCCGAGGTGCCGTAGTCGATGTCGGCGCGCAGCGTGTGGAGGGGCACGCGACCTTCGCGGTACCACTCGGTACGGGCAATTTCGATGCCGTTCAGGCGGCCAGCCGACATGATCTTGATGCCCTGGGCACCCAGACGCATGGCGTTCTGCATGGCGCGCTTCATGGCGCGGCGGAACATGATCCGCTTTTCGAGCTGCTGCGTGATGCTGTCGGCGATCAGCTGGGCATCGATTTCAGGCTTGCGCACTTCTTCGATGTTCACTGCCACCGGCACGCCGAGCTGCTTGCCCAGTTCGCGCTTGAGGTTCTCGATGTCTTCGCCCTTCTTGCCGATCACGACGCCCGGACGAGCCGAGTAGATCGTGATGCGTGCGTTCTTGGCGGGACGCTCGATCATGACGCGCGACACCGAAGCGTTCTTCAGCTTCTTCTTGAGGTATTCGCGAACCTTGATGTCTTCGGCCAGCATGCCCGCGAAATCGCGGTCGCTTGCGTACCAGCGGCTGGACCAGTTACGGGTAACCGCAAGGCGGAAGCCGGTCGGATGGATTTTCTGTCCCATATTTCTTCCAGGCGTTCTTAGTTGCCAACCGTCACGTACACATGGCACGTGGGCTTGCTGATGCGGTTACCGCGACCCTTGGCTCGCGCCGTGAAGCGCTTGAGCGTTGCGCCCTGTTCGACGTAGATGGTCTTGACCTTCAGTTCGTCGATATCGGCGCCATCGTTGTGCTCGGCGTTGGCAATTGCCGACTCGAGCACCTTCTTGATGATCACAGCGGCCTTTTTCTGCGTGAATTGCAGAACGTTGAGCGCTTGATCAACCTTCTTGCCGCGGATCAGGTCAGCGACCAGACGGCCCTTGTCGACCGAGAGGCGGACACCGCGGAGGACTGCACGTGTTTCAGACATGGTCGTTCCTTACTTCTTCTGGACTTTCTTGTCCGCGGGGTGCCCCTTGAACGTGCGCGTGAGCGCAAATTCGCCGAGCTTGTGGCCGACCATCTGGTCGGTGATGTAGACAGGCACGTGCTGCTTGCCGTTGTGCACGGCAATGGTCAGACCGATGAACTCGGGCAGAACCATCGAGCGGCGCGACCAGGTCTTGATCGGCTTCTTGTCCTTCGTCGTCACAGCCTTGTCGGCCTTGGCCACGAGGTGATGGTCAACAAACGGACCCTTTTTGAGAGAGCGAGTCATTTGCTATCCCTTACTTCTTGCGGCGCGACACGATGAAGACCTGCGTGCGCTTGTTGTTACGGGTACGGTAGCCCTTGGTCAGGTTGCCCCATGGGTCGACAGGATGGCGGCCTTCGCCGGTCTTGCCTTCGCCACCACCGTGCGGGTGGTCGACAGGATTCATCACCACACCGCGAACGGTCGGGCGAATACCCATGTGACGCTTCACACCGGCCTTGCCGAGTTGGCGCAGGCTGTGCTCTTCGTTCGCGACTTCACCGATGGTGGCGCGGCATTCGATGTGGATGCGGCGCACCTCACCCGAACGCATGCGGACCTGGGCGTAGACGCCTTCGCGAGCCAGCAGCGTGGCCGACGTGCCGGCCGAACGCGCGATCTGCGCACCCTTGCCAGGTTGCAGTTCGATGCAGTGGATCGTCGAGCCGACCGGAATGTTGCGGATCGGCAGCGTGTTGCCGGCGCGGATCGGGGCTTCCGAACCGCTCAGCAGCGTTGCACCAGCCTCAAGACCGCGCGGGGCGATGATGTAGCGGCGCTCGCCGTCGGCGTAGCAGACCAGAGCGATGTGGGCGGTACGGTTCGGGTCGTATTCGATGCGTTCGACCTTGGCCGGGATGCCGTCCTTGTTGCGCACGAAGTCGACAACGCGGTAGTGGTGCTTGGCACCGCCGCCACGATGACGGATCGTGATGTGGCCGTTGTTGTTACGGCCGGCCTTCTGGAACTGGGGTTCCAGCAGAGGCGCGTGAGGAGCACCCTTGAAGAGGTGATCCCGCGAGATCTTCACCGCGCCGCGTTGGCCCGGCGAAGTGGGTTTCATCTTGATGACGGCCATGATTAAGCGCCTTCCCCGACGAGGTTGAGCTCTTGACCGGGCTTCAGCGTCACATAGGCCTTGCGAACGTTGTCGCGGCGGCCGATGGACTTGCCAAAGCGCTTGGTCTTGCCCTTGGTGTTGAGCACCGACACGCCCTGGACTTCGACCTTGAACATCAGTTCGACAGCGGCCTTGATCTCGGGC
It includes:
- the rpsC gene encoding 30S ribosomal protein S3; protein product: MGQKIHPTGFRLAVTRNWSSRWYASDRDFAGMLAEDIKVREYLKKKLKNASVSRVMIERPAKNARITIYSARPGVVIGKKGEDIENLKRELGKQLGVPVAVNIEEVRKPEIDAQLIADSITQQLEKRIMFRRAMKRAMQNAMRLGAQGIKIMSAGRLNGIEIARTEWYREGRVPLHTLRADIDYGTSEAKTTYGVIGVKVWVYKGDTLGRNDLPAVETPRPDDERRPRGPRRDGRPGGDRPGSDRRGPGPRAGARGPIGGNTAPADGSDKPAEATGAAPAAPGADSKPAVKRVRKAAPAAAADGAKTE
- the rplV gene encoding 50S ribosomal protein L22, giving the protein MSETRAVLRGVRLSVDKGRLVADLIRGKKVDQALNVLQFTQKKAAVIIKKVLESAIANAEHNDGADIDELKVKTIYVEQGATLKRFTARAKGRGNRISKPTCHVYVTVGN
- the rpsS gene encoding 30S ribosomal protein S19, with the translated sequence MTRSLKKGPFVDHHLVAKADKAVTTKDKKPIKTWSRRSMVLPEFIGLTIAVHNGKQHVPVYITDQMVGHKLGEFALTRTFKGHPADKKVQKK
- the rplB gene encoding 50S ribosomal protein L2, whose protein sequence is MAVIKMKPTSPGQRGAVKISRDHLFKGAPHAPLLEPQFQKAGRNNNGHITIRHRGGGAKHHYRVVDFVRNKDGIPAKVERIEYDPNRTAHIALVCYADGERRYIIAPRGLEAGATLLSGSEAPIRAGNTLPIRNIPVGSTIHCIELQPGKGAQIARSAGTSATLLAREGVYAQVRMRSGEVRRIHIECRATIGEVANEEHSLRQLGKAGVKRHMGIRPTVRGVVMNPVDHPHGGGEGKTGEGRHPVDPWGNLTKGYRTRNNKRTQVFIVSRRKK
- the rplW gene encoding 50S ribosomal protein L23 encodes the protein MSRVNPTAAERTFEEGRLMAVLVAPIVSEKATMVGEKSNAVTFKVLQDATKPEIKAAVELMFKVEVQGVSVLNTKGKTKRFGKSIGRRDNVRKAYVTLKPGQELNLVGEGA